Proteins from a genomic interval of Solea solea chromosome 10, fSolSol10.1, whole genome shotgun sequence:
- the si:rp71-81e14.2 gene encoding uncharacterized protein si:rp71-81e14.2 produces the protein MGHTYTDRDSMHTVLHSGMMSLSWFVLLLFVFTNADNIMLWRESGGNVTLECSYTECPSSIDGFVGMYLYHDSRQQQQEEVLYYHSSPPPERITPRKRYSNRVEKKGQLENHTVTIRDLNTGDSGVYTCVYITNINIQVTCNVYTLFISGVAQCPTSTTSSLTKPDMVCKGPDPLLVVLATSAITLFTTLVFIVLSLRVKRWTQRRRTRAPPIENVYELMTKNPVAAPE, from the exons AtgggacacacatacacagacagagacagtatGCATACAGTGCTACACTCAGGGATGATGTCTCTCAGTTGGTTTGTACTTTTGCTCTTTGTCTTCACAAATGCAG ACAATATTATGTTGTGGCGAGAGTCTGGTGGTAACGTCACCCTGGAGTGTTCTTACACAGAATGTCCCAGCAGCATTGACGGGTTTGTGGGGATGTATTTGTATCATGAttcacggcagcagcagcaggaagaggtGCTTTACTATCACTCCAGCCCACCACCTGAAAGAATCACCCCACGAAAGAGATACAGCAACAGGGTTGAGAAGAAAGGACAGCTGGAGAACCACACTGTCACCATCAGGGACCTGAACACGGGCGACTCCGGCGTCTACACATGTGTCTACATAACAAACATCAATATCCAAGTCACATGCAATGTCTACACTCTTTTTATATCAG GAGTAGCACAGTGTCCCACGTCAACAACGTCCAGCCTGACCAAACCGGACATGGTTTGTAAAGGTCCTGATCCGCTGTTAGTCGTTCTTGCCACAAGTGCTATCACCTTATTTACCACCTTGGTCTTCATTGTGCTGAGTTTGAGG GTGAAACGATGGACTCAGAGGAGAAGAACACGCGCTCCCCCCATTGAAAATGTGTATGAACTTATGACCAAGAACCCTGTAGCTGCTCCAGAGTAG